From a region of the Erythrobacter neustonensis genome:
- the ald gene encoding alanine dehydrogenase — protein MRVGVPKEIKNNEYRVGLTPAAVAELTRAGHEVVVQSGAGLGVDFVDAAYEAAGARILPDAASVFETAEMIVKVKEPQAGEVAMLRPDHVLFTYLHLAADKPQTEGLMASGATAIAYETVTANDGSLPLLKPMSEVAGRMSVQCGAHYLEKHQGGRGVLLGGVPGVEPGKVVILGGGVAGVNAAQMAVGLRADVTIFDISNRRLAELDAQFGNQIRTAFSSTAAIAEAVAGADLVIGAVLVPGAAAPKLVTREMIASMRPGAVVVDIAIDQGGCFETSHATTHEDPVFTVDGVIHYCVANMPGAVARTSTIALGNATLPFVMKLANMGAEAAMAADPHLAEGLNVSGGKLHVAAVAEALGLPLG, from the coding sequence ATGCGTGTCGGCGTCCCCAAGGAAATCAAGAACAACGAATACCGCGTCGGCCTGACCCCGGCGGCGGTCGCCGAACTGACCCGTGCGGGTCACGAGGTCGTGGTGCAAAGCGGCGCCGGGCTGGGCGTCGATTTCGTCGATGCCGCCTATGAAGCCGCCGGTGCGCGGATCCTGCCCGATGCCGCGAGCGTGTTCGAAACGGCGGAAATGATCGTCAAGGTCAAGGAACCGCAGGCGGGCGAGGTCGCGATGCTGCGCCCCGATCATGTGCTTTTCACCTATCTCCACCTTGCCGCCGACAAGCCGCAGACCGAAGGCCTGATGGCCTCGGGCGCGACCGCGATCGCCTATGAAACCGTGACTGCAAATGACGGCTCGCTGCCGCTGTTGAAGCCGATGTCCGAGGTCGCAGGCCGGATGAGCGTGCAGTGCGGCGCGCATTATCTCGAAAAGCATCAGGGCGGGCGCGGCGTGCTGCTCGGCGGGGTTCCGGGGGTTGAACCGGGCAAGGTCGTGATCCTCGGCGGCGGGGTTGCGGGCGTCAACGCGGCGCAGATGGCGGTGGGCCTGCGCGCCGACGTGACGATTTTCGATATCTCGAACCGCCGTCTGGCCGAGCTCGACGCGCAGTTCGGCAACCAGATCCGCACCGCGTTCTCCTCGACCGCAGCGATCGCCGAGGCGGTCGCGGGCGCCGACCTCGTGATCGGCGCGGTGCTGGTGCCGGGCGCGGCCGCGCCCAAGCTGGTGACGCGCGAAATGATCGCCTCGATGCGCCCGGGCGCGGTGGTGGTCGATATCGCGATCGATCAGGGCGGCTGCTTCGAAACGAGCCACGCGACCACGCACGAAGACCCCGTGTTCACCGTCGACGGCGTGATCCATTACTGCGTCGCCAACATGCCCGGCGCGGTCGCGCGCACTTCGACGATTGCGCTGGGCAATGCGACGCTGCCCTTCGTGATGAAGCTCGCCAACATGGGCGCCGAGGCTGCGATGGCCGCCGATCCGCATCTGGCCGAAGGGCTCAACGTCTCGGGCGGCAAGCTGCACGTTGCCGCTGTCGCCGAGGCGCTGGGCCTGCCGCTCGGCTGA
- a CDS encoding PAS domain-containing protein, whose protein sequence is MLAAAQISAEALANVIDQSVDCVKLLNVSGDVLWMNTNGLCAMEIDDHTAIYGREWAGLWPEENRKIVSDSLASAQGGETVRFEAFCPTAKGTPRWWNVTVSRVTGLEGENIGYLSISRDVTEAEMQRRALAVAAGELRHRLKNTYAMVCGLLNTFAMGNAEHETFAREMNARLIALGTAQSFFTASDAPRDVQVLIGPLVEPFVSPACKVDLDSVESVLVTRGLADAVALIIGELAMNSAKHGALCHGGTLAVTAREEDAALVLNWNEAANRPVQAHSREGGQGLNLIAMMVEAHRGTVSTEWESHGPRVEARLPIDF, encoded by the coding sequence ATGCTTGCTGCCGCACAGATCTCAGCCGAGGCGTTGGCAAACGTAATCGACCAAAGCGTCGATTGCGTGAAATTGCTGAACGTCAGCGGCGATGTGCTCTGGATGAACACCAACGGCCTGTGCGCGATGGAGATCGACGATCACACCGCGATCTATGGCCGCGAATGGGCAGGGCTTTGGCCCGAGGAAAACCGCAAGATCGTCTCCGATTCGCTGGCTTCGGCGCAAGGCGGCGAAACCGTGCGCTTCGAAGCCTTCTGCCCCACGGCCAAGGGCACCCCGCGCTGGTGGAATGTCACCGTATCGCGCGTGACCGGGCTCGAAGGCGAGAATATCGGATACCTGTCGATTTCGCGCGATGTGACCGAAGCCGAAATGCAGCGCCGCGCGCTGGCGGTGGCGGCGGGCGAATTGCGCCACCGGCTCAAGAACACCTATGCGATGGTCTGCGGGCTGCTCAACACCTTTGCGATGGGCAATGCCGAGCATGAAACCTTTGCCCGCGAAATGAACGCGCGGCTAATTGCGCTGGGCACCGCGCAGTCGTTCTTCACCGCTTCGGATGCGCCGCGCGATGTGCAGGTGCTGATCGGCCCGCTGGTCGAGCCGTTCGTCTCGCCCGCCTGCAAGGTCGATCTGGACAGCGTCGAATCGGTGCTGGTAACCCGCGGGCTGGCCGATGCGGTTGCGCTGATCATCGGCGAATTGGCGATGAATTCGGCCAAGCACGGTGCGCTCTGTCATGGGGGAACGCTGGCGGTGACTGCGCGCGAAGAAGACGCCGCGCTGGTGCTCAACTGGAACGAGGCCGCCAACCGCCCGGTGCAGGCGCATTCGCGCGAAGGCGGGCAGGGGCTCAACCTGATTGCGATGATGGTCGAAGCACACCGCGGCACGGTGTCGACCGAATGGGAGAGCCACGGCCCCCGGGTCGAAGCGCGCCTGCCGATCGACTTCTGA
- the ung gene encoding uracil-DNA glycosylase, whose translation MTEPASEPIPESWRAVLAPVLAAPEARKLGGWLTAEEAQGKVIYPPRGQRLAALALTPLEEVRCVILGQDPYHGAGQAHGLAFSVEPDVRVPPSLVNIYKELEADCGLPRSASGDLRGWARQGVLLLNNTLTVEAGQAGSHAGRGWDAITDACVAAVAAREEPTVFILWGSHAKKKAGRIPALARAQAGLGPHLVLTSAHPSPLSAHNGFFGSRPFSQTNDFLQSHGRGTIDWRVGPPR comes from the coding sequence ATGACCGAACCTGCATCCGAACCGATCCCCGAAAGCTGGCGCGCGGTGCTTGCGCCGGTGCTCGCCGCGCCCGAGGCGCGCAAGCTGGGCGGCTGGCTCACGGCCGAGGAAGCCCAGGGCAAGGTCATCTATCCCCCGCGCGGACAGCGGCTCGCGGCGCTGGCGCTGACCCCGCTCGAGGAAGTGCGCTGCGTGATCCTGGGGCAGGACCCCTATCACGGCGCGGGCCAGGCGCATGGCCTCGCCTTTTCGGTCGAGCCCGATGTCAGGGTGCCGCCCAGCCTCGTCAATATCTACAAGGAGCTGGAGGCCGATTGCGGCCTGCCGCGCAGCGCCAGCGGCGATCTGCGCGGGTGGGCGCGGCAGGGCGTGCTGCTGCTCAACAACACGCTGACGGTCGAGGCCGGGCAGGCGGGCAGCCATGCGGGACGCGGGTGGGACGCGATCACCGATGCCTGCGTGGCAGCGGTGGCGGCGCGCGAAGAGCCCACGGTGTTCATCCTGTGGGGGAGCCATGCCAAGAAGAAGGCTGGCCGCATCCCCGCGCTCGCCCGGGCGCAGGCGGGGCTGGGGCCGCACTTGGTGCTGACCTCGGCGCATCCCAGCCCGCTGTCGGCGCACAACGGCTTCTTCGGATCGCGTCCGTTCAGCCAGACCAACGATTTTCTGCAAAGCCACGGCCGCGGCACGATCGACTGGCGGGTCGGGCCGCCGCGCTGA
- a CDS encoding ribonuclease D translates to MAVHFHEEDLPDGVLAGTSALAVDTETMGLITPRDRLCVVQISDGTGDEHLVRFNPGSTYEAPNLTAILSDPDRVKIYHFGRFDLAAIQYYLGVTAGPVFCTKIASKLVRTYTDRHGLKNLVEELLGESISKQQQSSDWGGPVLSDAQRDYAASDVRYLHRLRDELTLRLEREGRTEIAEACFAFLPTRAALDIAGWAESDIFSHM, encoded by the coding sequence ATGGCTGTGCATTTTCACGAAGAAGACCTTCCCGACGGCGTCCTTGCCGGAACCTCCGCGCTTGCGGTCGACACCGAGACGATGGGCCTCATCACCCCGCGCGACCGTTTGTGCGTCGTCCAGATTTCGGACGGGACGGGCGATGAACATCTGGTGCGGTTCAATCCGGGCAGCACCTACGAAGCGCCCAATCTCACCGCGATCCTGAGCGATCCCGACCGGGTGAAGATCTATCACTTCGGCCGCTTCGATCTGGCCGCGATCCAGTATTACCTCGGCGTCACCGCCGGGCCGGTGTTCTGCACCAAGATCGCAAGCAAGCTGGTGCGCACCTATACCGATCGTCATGGCTTGAAGAACCTCGTCGAGGAACTCTTGGGCGAAAGCATTTCCAAGCAGCAGCAATCGAGCGACTGGGGCGGGCCGGTGCTGTCCGATGCGCAGCGCGATTATGCCGCCTCGGACGTGCGCTATCTGCACCGCCTGCGCGATGAACTGACGCTGCGCCTCGAACGCGAGGGTCGCACCGAAATCGCCGAGGCGTGCTTTGCTTTCCTGCCCACCCGCGCCGCGCTCGATATCGCCGGTTGGGCCGAAAGCGACATCTTCAGCCACATGTAA
- a CDS encoding DUF885 domain-containing protein: MHRLTLTAACALASAWVPAGAALAQTAPAPAAAPSQSEDARLTAFLDAEFAEYVKTQPQLATRLGIKEGGDRWNENSDEGARADVEWRKASAARMKAQFDRAKLSPEAQVNFDIWALEAERAEQSYANRIYRPPFYSRLYSAHSQLPDFLINTHSVTDVTDLRNYIARLKGLPAVLDIALERTRASQQAGINPPRFQIETIIEGSRKLTSGAPFGEGADAALWADVKAKTAALVSGGKLPQDEADVLLEEAKAAILATQPAYARVIAWAEESLPTAPSGKVGALTLPGGLAYYESELKLVTTTDMTAAQIHQVGLAEVARIEAEQDALAKQAGFADRHAFYAERKRLNPPRQYDDAARKEYLDTANAFVAHTRTLLEPYFGTLPAYGIEVVREPAFSEVAGGAAHASAPSPDGKRPARTYVHLVGTVPDPAAMYTLMCHEAVPGHNMQGDIQVRQQGGPRFRAVTGYVAFGEGWALYAENLCKEMNAFPDVAADFMRLDAELFRAARLVVDTGIHALGWTEDEATTYMNTTGRQPIERSRSEVRRYITLPGQATGYKIGMLKIMELRARAEKTLGKRFDIKGFHDLLIASGSQPLLILERRVDDWIAATAR; encoded by the coding sequence ATGCACCGGCTCACTCTCACCGCGGCATGCGCGCTGGCGTCTGCATGGGTTCCGGCAGGCGCAGCGCTGGCGCAAACCGCGCCCGCGCCTGCCGCAGCGCCTTCGCAAAGCGAGGACGCGCGCCTCACCGCGTTCCTCGATGCCGAATTTGCCGAATATGTGAAAACCCAGCCGCAACTGGCGACCCGCCTCGGGATCAAGGAAGGCGGGGACCGCTGGAACGAAAATTCGGACGAGGGCGCGCGCGCCGATGTCGAATGGCGCAAGGCGAGCGCGGCGCGTATGAAGGCGCAGTTCGACCGCGCGAAGCTTTCGCCCGAGGCGCAGGTCAACTTCGATATCTGGGCGCTTGAGGCCGAGCGGGCCGAGCAGTCCTATGCCAACCGCATCTATCGCCCGCCGTTCTATTCGCGGCTCTATTCGGCGCACAGCCAGCTGCCCGACTTCCTGATCAACACGCATTCGGTCACCGATGTTACCGACCTCAGGAACTACATCGCGCGGCTGAAAGGCCTGCCCGCGGTGCTCGACATCGCGCTCGAACGCACGCGGGCGAGCCAGCAGGCGGGCATAAATCCGCCGCGTTTCCAGATCGAGACGATCATCGAAGGCAGCCGCAAGCTGACCAGCGGCGCGCCGTTCGGGGAGGGGGCGGATGCCGCGCTGTGGGCCGATGTGAAGGCCAAGACCGCAGCCCTCGTCAGCGGCGGCAAGCTGCCGCAGGACGAGGCCGACGTGCTGCTCGAAGAAGCGAAGGCGGCGATCCTTGCCACGCAGCCCGCCTATGCCCGCGTCATCGCCTGGGCCGAAGAAAGCCTGCCCACCGCGCCATCGGGCAAGGTCGGCGCGCTGACGCTGCCCGGTGGGCTCGCCTATTACGAAAGCGAGCTGAAGCTCGTCACCACCACCGACATGACCGCGGCGCAGATCCATCAGGTCGGGCTTGCCGAAGTCGCGCGGATCGAGGCGGAACAGGACGCGCTGGCGAAACAGGCCGGGTTCGCCGATCGCCATGCCTTCTATGCCGAGCGCAAGCGGCTCAACCCGCCGCGCCAGTATGACGACGCGGCGCGCAAGGAATATCTCGATACCGCCAACGCCTTCGTCGCGCACACCCGCACGCTGCTCGAACCCTATTTCGGCACGCTGCCCGCCTACGGGATCGAAGTGGTGCGCGAGCCCGCCTTCTCGGAAGTTGCGGGCGGCGCAGCCCATGCCTCCGCGCCGAGCCCGGATGGCAAGCGTCCAGCCAGGACCTATGTCCACCTCGTCGGCACCGTTCCCGATCCGGCGGCAATGTACACGCTGATGTGCCACGAGGCGGTGCCCGGACATAACATGCAGGGCGATATCCAGGTGCGCCAGCAGGGCGGGCCCAGGTTCCGCGCCGTCACCGGCTATGTCGCCTTCGGCGAAGGCTGGGCGCTTTATGCCGAGAACCTGTGCAAGGAGATGAACGCCTTTCCCGATGTCGCGGCCGATTTCATGCGATTGGATGCAGAATTGTTCCGCGCCGCGCGGCTGGTGGTCGACACCGGCATCCACGCGCTGGGCTGGACCGAGGACGAAGCGACCACCTACATGAACACCACGGGCCGCCAGCCGATCGAACGCTCACGCTCCGAAGTGCGGCGCTACATCACGCTGCCGGGGCAGGCGACAGGTTACAAGATCGGGATGCTCAAGATCATGGAACTGCGCGCCCGCGCCGAAAAGACACTGGGCAAGCGCTTCGATATCAAGGGCTTCCACGATCTGCTGATCGCCAGCGGATCGCAGCCCTTGTTGATCCTCGAGCGCCGGGTGGACGACTGGATCGCCGCCACGGCGCGCTGA
- a CDS encoding Lrp/AsnC family transcriptional regulator encodes MDRIDRKILELLSADARMTGEALGARVGLSPSAAHRRVKALEEAGAIAGYRARLSRAAQGNPSTVFVQVTLTDQRQATMLAFEEALARTRQVAEAHLMSGPSDYLIKVLVRDDDSYERIHREILSALPGVQRLVSQFTIRTLESGE; translated from the coding sequence ATGGACCGGATCGACCGAAAGATTCTTGAGCTTTTGTCAGCCGACGCGCGGATGACCGGAGAGGCGCTGGGCGCACGGGTCGGGCTGTCGCCTTCCGCTGCGCACCGCCGGGTCAAGGCGCTGGAGGAGGCCGGCGCGATCGCCGGATACCGCGCCCGCCTCTCGCGCGCGGCGCAGGGCAATCCCTCGACCGTTTTCGTGCAGGTCACACTCACCGATCAGCGGCAGGCAACCATGCTCGCCTTCGAGGAGGCGCTCGCGCGCACCCGCCAAGTCGCCGAAGCCCACCTGATGAGCGGGCCGTCGGACTATCTCATCAAGGTGCTGGTGCGCGACGATGACAGTTACGAACGCATCCACCGAGAAATCCTGTCCGCATTGCCCGGGGTTCAGCGGCTGGTGAGCCAGTTCACGATCCGCACGCTCGAAAGCGGCGAGTAG
- a CDS encoding diacylglycerol/lipid kinase family protein, whose translation MPPQIFEFAQIPRVDPAANPRVRVRRVRDAGQAPTVGVIYNPRSHRNLGADFDCGVCPHVHIAQPRERGQLPLALTEFAEKGIDLLVINGGDGTVRDVLTCGQAIFGDDWPAIAVLPKGKTNALTVDLGVPDDWTLQDAIEALDHGSRIHRRPMTVSTADEPGKRVAGFILGAGAFTKATQAGQSAHKLGAFDSMVVAVTAGWALLQSLFATRNNPWRQGAPMQIGLGAGNVPMAHSGHGDPAMRQLLFASTLERLPAGIRPFGPLKGGLKLAAIDQISRRSTALIPLVLTGVVKHGLRERGIHQLAATQFSLSIGDQFILDGEAFPAGDYLIEQGPELAFVAP comes from the coding sequence ATGCCACCGCAGATCTTCGAATTTGCCCAGATCCCGCGGGTCGATCCCGCCGCGAACCCGCGCGTCCGCGTGCGGCGTGTGCGCGATGCGGGGCAGGCGCCGACCGTGGGGGTGATCTACAACCCGCGCAGCCACCGCAATCTGGGTGCCGATTTCGACTGCGGGGTGTGCCCGCACGTCCATATCGCCCAGCCGCGGGAGCGCGGGCAACTGCCGCTGGCGCTGACCGAATTTGCGGAAAAGGGCATCGACCTGCTCGTCATCAATGGCGGCGACGGGACGGTGCGCGACGTGCTGACCTGCGGACAGGCGATCTTCGGCGACGATTGGCCCGCGATCGCGGTGCTGCCCAAGGGCAAGACCAATGCGCTGACCGTCGATCTCGGCGTGCCCGACGACTGGACCCTGCAGGACGCGATCGAGGCGCTCGATCATGGCAGCCGCATCCACCGCCGCCCGATGACCGTGTCGACCGCGGACGAGCCGGGCAAGCGCGTGGCGGGCTTCATCCTTGGTGCAGGCGCCTTTACCAAGGCCACGCAGGCCGGACAGAGCGCGCACAAGCTCGGCGCGTTCGACAGCATGGTGGTGGCGGTGACCGCAGGCTGGGCGCTGCTGCAATCGCTGTTCGCGACGCGCAACAACCCCTGGCGGCAGGGCGCGCCGATGCAGATCGGGCTGGGCGCAGGAAATGTGCCGATGGCGCACAGCGGTCACGGCGATCCGGCGATGCGGCAGCTCCTGTTCGCCTCGACGCTCGAACGCCTGCCCGCCGGGATCAGGCCGTTCGGTCCGCTGAAGGGCGGGTTGAAGCTCGCCGCGATCGACCAGATTTCGCGCCGCAGCACCGCGCTCATCCCGCTGGTGCTGACCGGCGTGGTCAAGCACGGCCTGCGCGAACGCGGCATCCATCAACTCGCCGCGACCCAGTTCAGCCTATCGATCGGCGACCAGTTCATCCTCGATGGTGAGGCGTTCCCGGCAGGCGATTACCTGATCGAGCAGGGGCCGGAGCTCGCCTTCGTCGCGCCATGA